From Alienimonas californiensis, a single genomic window includes:
- a CDS encoding alpha/beta hydrolase family protein, which produces MWWWIGGLTGGGALLLLLCCGGLFVVANRQIEAEGRARLEQAQRQAESGETLAEAVAGFNTTLGPPGPIEDPPEEPPPGAPFALVSYPSPVGDLPAYLTAEVAEGTLDPNARRTAIVWITGGDCNTIGPVWEPGPPEDDQTASAFREAGVMMLFPSLRGGNANPGRREGFLGEVEDVLAAAEFLAAQPGVDPDRIYLGGHSTGGTLAALVAERSDRFRATFAFGPVFDVRDYGGDYLYHVPRNDEREALVRSPGYWLNDVRTPLFLIEGAGGNADSLRELQRATDNPRVRCLVVPNADHFDVLAPANAAIAEQILADDGPTCDIALTAEELAGGR; this is translated from the coding sequence GTGTGGTGGTGGATCGGCGGGCTGACCGGCGGCGGGGCGCTGCTCCTGCTGCTCTGCTGCGGGGGCCTGTTCGTCGTGGCGAACCGGCAGATCGAGGCGGAGGGCCGCGCCCGGTTGGAGCAGGCCCAACGGCAGGCGGAGTCCGGCGAAACCCTCGCCGAGGCTGTCGCCGGCTTCAACACGACCCTCGGCCCGCCCGGCCCGATCGAGGACCCGCCGGAGGAACCGCCGCCGGGGGCGCCGTTCGCCCTGGTGAGTTACCCGTCGCCGGTCGGCGACCTGCCGGCGTATCTCACCGCGGAGGTCGCCGAGGGGACGCTTGACCCGAACGCACGGCGGACGGCGATCGTCTGGATCACCGGGGGCGACTGCAACACGATCGGCCCGGTCTGGGAGCCGGGACCGCCGGAGGACGATCAGACCGCCAGCGCCTTCCGCGAGGCGGGCGTCATGATGCTGTTCCCCTCCCTCCGCGGCGGCAACGCCAACCCCGGCCGGCGGGAAGGTTTTCTGGGCGAGGTGGAGGACGTGCTCGCCGCCGCGGAGTTCCTCGCCGCCCAGCCGGGGGTCGATCCGGACCGGATTTACCTTGGCGGGCATAGCACCGGCGGCACGCTGGCGGCGTTGGTGGCGGAGCGGTCCGACCGCTTCCGGGCGACCTTCGCCTTCGGCCCGGTCTTCGACGTGCGGGACTACGGCGGGGACTACCTCTACCACGTCCCCCGGAACGACGAACGGGAGGCGCTGGTGCGGTCGCCGGGTTACTGGCTGAACGACGTGCGGACGCCGCTGTTCCTCATCGAGGGCGCCGGCGGCAACGCGGATTCGCTGCGGGAACTCCAGCGGGCGACGGACAACCCGCGGGTGCGGTGTCTCGTCGTGCCGAACGCCGACCACTTCGACGTGTTGGCTCCCGCGAACGCGGCGATCGCGGAGCAGATCCTCGCCGACGACGGCCCAACCTGCGACATCGCCCTCACCGCAGAGGAACTGGCTGGCGGGCGTTGA
- a CDS encoding 7-carboxy-7-deazaguanine synthase QueE has protein sequence MTTRTAPSLRLSEVFRSIQGEGELAGTDSLFVRTVGCNLRCVWCDTPYTSHAPERGERVTVEELGERLLAEDCEHIVLTGGEPLLTPGVVPLTHALREAGRHVTIETAGTVFRPVAADLISLSPKLSNSTPAGRRAARHEATRDAPAVVARLLAEFDSQLKFVVEGPDDLPEIERWLLDHNADRSRVFLMPQARTSAEYARLAPAIRRLAEEGGFRFGPRLHVARWGDRRGV, from the coding sequence GTGACGACGCGCACGGCGCCGTCGCTGCGCCTTTCCGAAGTCTTTCGCAGCATCCAGGGCGAGGGGGAACTCGCCGGGACGGACAGCCTGTTCGTCCGCACCGTCGGCTGCAATCTGCGCTGTGTCTGGTGCGACACGCCCTACACCTCCCACGCCCCCGAACGCGGGGAGCGGGTCACGGTCGAGGAACTGGGCGAACGTCTTTTGGCGGAGGACTGCGAACACATTGTCCTCACCGGCGGCGAACCGCTGCTGACGCCGGGCGTCGTCCCGCTGACGCACGCGCTGCGGGAGGCCGGCCGGCACGTCACGATCGAGACCGCCGGCACCGTCTTCCGGCCGGTCGCGGCGGACCTCATTTCGCTCTCCCCGAAGCTGTCCAACAGCACGCCGGCCGGCCGGCGGGCCGCCCGGCACGAGGCCACCCGCGACGCTCCCGCCGTTGTCGCCCGGCTGCTGGCGGAGTTCGACTCTCAACTGAAGTTCGTCGTGGAGGGCCCGGACGATCTGCCGGAGATCGAGCGATGGCTCCTCGACCACAACGCCGATCGCTCCCGCGTCTTCCTGATGCCGCAGGCCCGCACGTCGGCGGAATACGCCCGCCTCGCCCCGGCGATCCGCCGGCTGGCAGAGGAGGGCGGGTTCCGGTTCGGTCCGCGACTGCACGTCGCCCGCTGGGGCGACCGACGCGGCGTGTGA
- a CDS encoding sulfatase family protein has translation MTLAPLLCALLAGPAVGGAPPSGDGEAGGAKKDRPPNVVVIFCDDLGWGDLACFGHPTIATPHLDDLAARGMRWTQFYCAAPVCTPSRAGLLTGRIPVRSGTMQSDAKGSRRVLFPDSAGGLPPGEVTIAEVLKPQGYATACVGKWHLGHLPQYLPTAQGFDYYYGIPYSNDMDRLGGDHRVKNASGSENYDVPLLRSKAEGEVETVERPADQKTITRRYGEEAASFIKAHADGPFFLYLAHNMPHIPLFAPDEVRGESPRGLYGDVITEIDRSVGAVVQAVRDAGVEEDTQIWFTSDNGPWLSFKQDGGSAGPLRGGKGGTFEGGVRVPTICCQPGTVPAGVVQRGLGSTLDFLPTFAAMAGAELPEGVTLDGVDLAPALTGQSPAGESPRTEQFYWREGDLYAVRSGPWKAHFITHGEYGTGYGVPNKRVELETPLLYNLDVDPEERYDLAGKHQQIVDQLTEIADAHRAAMTRGEDVTAARLPRD, from the coding sequence ATGACGCTCGCCCCGCTGCTGTGTGCCCTGCTCGCCGGCCCCGCTGTGGGGGGCGCGCCGCCTAGCGGCGACGGCGAAGCGGGGGGGGCGAAGAAGGATCGGCCGCCGAACGTCGTCGTCATCTTCTGCGATGATCTGGGGTGGGGGGATCTGGCCTGCTTCGGGCATCCCACGATCGCGACGCCGCACCTGGACGATCTCGCCGCACGGGGGATGCGGTGGACGCAGTTTTATTGCGCCGCCCCCGTCTGCACGCCCAGCCGGGCCGGCCTGCTGACCGGCCGCATTCCGGTGCGCAGCGGCACGATGCAGAGCGACGCGAAGGGCAGCCGCCGGGTGCTGTTCCCCGACTCCGCCGGCGGCCTGCCGCCCGGCGAGGTGACGATCGCCGAAGTCCTCAAACCGCAGGGCTACGCGACCGCCTGCGTGGGCAAGTGGCACCTCGGCCACCTGCCGCAATATCTGCCGACCGCCCAGGGCTTCGATTATTACTACGGCATTCCCTACAGCAACGATATGGACCGCCTCGGCGGCGATCACCGGGTGAAGAATGCCTCCGGCTCGGAGAACTATGACGTGCCCCTGCTGCGCTCCAAGGCCGAGGGCGAGGTCGAAACGGTGGAGCGGCCGGCCGATCAAAAGACGATCACCCGCCGCTACGGCGAAGAGGCGGCCAGTTTTATTAAGGCGCACGCGGACGGACCGTTCTTCCTTTATCTCGCCCACAATATGCCGCACATCCCGCTGTTCGCCCCGGACGAGGTCCGCGGCGAGAGTCCCCGCGGGCTCTACGGGGACGTGATCACGGAGATCGATCGCTCCGTCGGCGCCGTGGTCCAGGCCGTGCGGGACGCCGGCGTGGAGGAGGACACCCAGATCTGGTTCACCAGCGACAACGGCCCCTGGCTGAGCTTCAAGCAGGACGGCGGCTCCGCCGGCCCGCTGCGGGGCGGCAAGGGCGGGACCTTCGAGGGCGGCGTGCGGGTGCCCACCATCTGCTGCCAGCCCGGCACGGTGCCGGCCGGCGTGGTGCAGCGGGGCCTCGGCAGCACGCTGGACTTCCTGCCCACCTTCGCCGCAATGGCCGGGGCCGAGTTGCCGGAGGGCGTGACGCTGGACGGCGTGGACCTCGCCCCGGCCCTCACCGGCCAATCGCCGGCGGGGGAGAGCCCGCGGACGGAGCAGTTCTATTGGCGTGAGGGGGATCTCTACGCCGTCCGCAGCGGCCCGTGGAAAGCGCACTTCATCACCCACGGCGAGTACGGGACCGGCTACGGCGTGCCGAACAAACGCGTCGAGTTGGAGACCCCGCTGCTGTACAACCTCGACGTCGACCCGGAGGAGCGATACGACCTCGCCGGGAAGCATCAGCAGATCGTCGATCAACTGACCGAGATCGCCGACGCCCACCGCGCCGCGATGACCCGCGGCGAAGACGTCACCGCCGCCCGCCTGCCGCGGGATTAG
- a CDS encoding DUF1499 domain-containing protein yields MIWSLLSSAVPDVSGLAPGEPLPVCPKTPNCVCSEDGTPEARRVEPLPVHGDPAAAWGVLKAVIREDLGGKLRSDTGTVLHAVVRTLVLRFPDDLLARRDDEGGVIHLRSASRVGRSDLGTNRRRVDKLRTAYLKRLGASDE; encoded by the coding sequence GTGATCTGGTCGCTGCTGTCCTCCGCCGTCCCCGACGTCTCCGGCCTGGCCCCCGGCGAGCCGCTGCCGGTCTGTCCGAAAACGCCGAACTGCGTGTGCAGCGAGGACGGCACCCCGGAGGCCCGCCGCGTCGAGCCGCTGCCGGTTCACGGCGATCCCGCTGCGGCGTGGGGCGTATTGAAGGCCGTGATCCGTGAGGACCTCGGTGGCAAACTGAGGTCCGATACGGGCACGGTGCTGCACGCCGTGGTCCGCACGCTCGTGCTGCGGTTCCCGGACGACCTGCTCGCCCGCCGCGACGACGAGGGCGGCGTGATCCACCTCCGCAGCGCCAGCCGGGTCGGCCGCAGCGATTTGGGGACGAATCGCCGCCGGGTCGACAAGCTCCGCACCGCCTACCTGAAGCGGCTGGGGGCGAGCGATGAGTGA
- the queC gene encoding 7-cyano-7-deazaguanine synthase QueC, protein MSETALSATAPSGAAPAVVLLSGGLDSATVLACCVRDGFAPHALSFDYGQRHRTELDAARRVAKAGGAVRQEVIELNLSQFGGSALTDNFEVPKDRDESTMAAEIPITYVPARNTVFLSVALGWAEVLGAKDIYVGVNAVDYSGYPDCRPEFLRAFETLANLATKAGVEGDRFQVHAPLIDLTKAEIIALGLSLNVDYGLTHSCYDPVDGRACGRCDSCRLRLAGFEAAGATDPAPYAVRSDA, encoded by the coding sequence ATGAGTGAGACCGCGTTGAGCGCGACGGCCCCCAGCGGGGCCGCCCCCGCGGTCGTGCTGCTGTCCGGCGGGTTGGACAGCGCCACCGTCCTCGCCTGCTGCGTGCGGGACGGGTTCGCCCCGCACGCCCTCTCCTTCGACTACGGCCAGCGGCACCGCACCGAACTGGACGCCGCCCGCCGCGTCGCCAAGGCCGGCGGTGCGGTGCGGCAGGAGGTGATTGAACTGAACCTGTCCCAGTTCGGCGGGTCTGCCCTCACAGACAACTTTGAGGTGCCCAAGGACCGGGACGAATCGACGATGGCGGCGGAGATCCCCATCACCTACGTCCCCGCCCGCAACACGGTGTTCCTGTCCGTCGCCCTCGGCTGGGCCGAGGTGTTGGGGGCGAAGGACATTTACGTCGGCGTGAACGCCGTCGACTACTCCGGCTATCCCGACTGCCGGCCGGAGTTCCTGCGGGCGTTCGAGACGCTGGCGAATCTCGCCACGAAGGCCGGCGTGGAGGGCGACCGTTTCCAGGTGCACGCCCCGCTGATCGACCTGACGAAGGCGGAGATCATCGCCCTCGGCCTGTCCCTGAACGTCGATTACGGCCTGACGCACAGTTGTTACGACCCGGTGGACGGCCGGGCCTGCGGGCGCTGCGACAGTTGCCGGCTGCGGCTGGCGGGTTTCGAGGCGGCGGGGGCGACGGACCCGGCGCCGTACGCGGTTCGGTCCGATGCCTGA
- a CDS encoding cell division protein FtsQ/DivIB has translation MPKVARPADRPSNADPAPVPDRPAARERSPFGPSRLRRVAGWFFTPQRLLMLGLIPLCAAAVPWAIRQLPDLSAREEYRLTADRVRLEPPPPLAVPPNVVAQVLGEEPASILEDGLAERLADGFAKHPWVAGVERVEVLSPAAAVVRLRYRSPAAAVAAGDGLYPIDATGVLLPPADFTRPAADALPRIGGIESTPGPAGTLWPDPAVAGAAAICAALAQDWERLDLAGVRPLDASGARFWERVRGTPDASEDEASEPAGDPRFELVTRAGSRILWGRPPGTTHPGELATDTKRLRLTRDLAGVLAGERSRGPEWADLTAWDGVYHLPLRTAMHPHSPRR, from the coding sequence GTGCCGAAAGTCGCCCGCCCCGCCGACCGGCCTTCCAACGCCGATCCCGCGCCCGTCCCGGACCGCCCCGCCGCCCGAGAGCGTTCCCCGTTCGGCCCCTCCCGTCTGCGGCGGGTCGCCGGGTGGTTCTTCACGCCCCAACGCCTGTTGATGTTGGGCCTGATCCCGCTGTGCGCGGCGGCGGTCCCCTGGGCGATCCGGCAGTTGCCGGACCTTTCGGCCCGCGAGGAATACCGGCTGACGGCCGATCGCGTGCGGCTGGAGCCTCCGCCGCCGCTGGCCGTGCCGCCGAACGTCGTGGCACAGGTGCTCGGCGAGGAGCCGGCGAGCATTCTGGAGGACGGCCTCGCCGAACGGCTGGCCGACGGCTTCGCCAAGCATCCGTGGGTGGCCGGGGTGGAGCGGGTCGAGGTGCTCTCGCCCGCCGCCGCGGTGGTGCGGCTCCGCTATCGCAGCCCCGCCGCCGCGGTCGCGGCCGGCGACGGGCTGTACCCGATCGACGCGACCGGAGTGCTGCTGCCCCCCGCGGACTTCACCCGCCCCGCCGCCGACGCCCTGCCGCGCATCGGCGGCATCGAGTCGACGCCCGGCCCCGCCGGGACGCTCTGGCCGGACCCGGCGGTGGCCGGCGCCGCGGCGATCTGCGCGGCGCTGGCGCAGGACTGGGAACGCCTGGATCTCGCCGGCGTCCGCCCGCTGGACGCCAGCGGCGCCCGCTTCTGGGAACGCGTCCGCGGCACGCCCGACGCGTCAGAGGATGAGGCGAGTGAACCGGCCGGCGACCCGCGGTTCGAACTCGTCACCCGGGCCGGGTCGCGGATCCTGTGGGGCCGCCCGCCCGGCACGACGCACCCCGGCGAACTGGCGACGGACACCAAACGCCTGCGGCTGACCCGGGACTTGGCCGGCGTGCTGGCCGGCGAACGCTCCCGCGGGCCCGAGTGGGCCGACCTGACCGCCTGGGACGGCGTGTACCACCTGCCGCTCCGCACGGCGATGCATCCGCACTCGCCCCGCCGGTAG
- a CDS encoding PSD1 and planctomycete cytochrome C domain-containing protein, with product MSLLLAAALFAGPIEGGAPPSGDGEPGGTISFTRDVRPLLAKRCFACHGPDAEANASGLRLDEPGHDAGPEILARIAADDEFTVMPPPEAGPPLNPAEVAALKGWIDAGADYEPHWAFAPPVAAEIPSDKTQETKAGGAEPARNPIDAFVDAQLAARGLSRSAPADRRTLARRVSLDLTGLPPAPAEADAFAADPAPGAYERFVDRLLASPRYGERWARRWLDLARYSDTNGYEKDRERPIWPYRDWVIRALNANLPYDEFSVLQLAGDLLPGAGTEGQIAAGFHRNTMLNEEGGIDPLQFRHEAVVDRVGVTGVVWLGLSTECAQCHTHKYDPITHTDYYRLFALLNNADNLTITLPDPAVDAARARLTAEADALEAALPTRFPGGADAFDTAFADWVKQQAAAATDWRIAAPISAKSNSPRLETLADGSVFSTGDITKRDLFALTFDLDALDLPGPITGVRIEALPDERLPAGGPGRVFYEGREGTFSLSEVTAERGGQPVAFSGASASAEGVGKAFERGGKAGQAIDGDSTSAWGLGATGVEGRLVLAFAEPVPASGTLDLSMLHERHFAASLGRFRIAFTADPAPLASPLPHGLEAALASDEPPAEESRDDLRRLFARTAPELEEARKPIAALRDKLPEPVRTLTFAERPADFPRPTFRHHRGEYTAPREPVDGGVPAFLTPSDGEAVTDRLALARWLVSDANPLAARVAVNRAWTAFFGAGFLPDAADFGTQSPPPTHPELLDWLAVRFRDGDGGSGDGSVGTWDVKALHRLIVTSATYRQDSAVTPEQAAADPHNRRLARGPRHRLEAELVRDAALAASGLLVERLGGPPVMPPQPSSVTDLAYGGFKWTPAVGPDRFRRSVYTFSKRTAPFAAYAVFDAPSGERCAAVRDRSNTPLQALTLLNDGMFLEYARGLAARVVQETKDPSERADRLFRLVLTRRPGAAERDAVVRFAAAQRARVDAGELDAAAVTHGPADAAGVEDLAAWTLAARAVLNLDEALTKE from the coding sequence GTGTCGCTGTTGCTCGCCGCCGCGCTGTTCGCCGGACCCATCGAGGGGGGCGCGCCGCCTAGCGGCGACGGCGAACCGGGGGGGACGATCAGTTTCACGCGGGACGTCCGGCCGCTGCTGGCGAAACGGTGTTTCGCCTGTCACGGCCCGGACGCCGAGGCGAACGCGAGCGGCCTGCGACTGGACGAACCCGGCCACGACGCCGGCCCCGAAATCCTCGCCCGGATCGCGGCGGACGACGAGTTCACCGTCATGCCCCCGCCGGAGGCCGGCCCGCCGCTGAACCCCGCGGAGGTCGCGGCGCTGAAGGGCTGGATCGACGCCGGCGCCGACTACGAGCCGCACTGGGCGTTCGCGCCGCCGGTCGCGGCGGAAATTCCGAGCGACAAGACTCAGGAAACAAAGGCTGGGGGGGCGGAGCCGGCACGGAATCCGATCGACGCCTTCGTCGATGCGCAGCTGGCCGCTCGCGGGCTGTCCCGTTCCGCCCCGGCGGATCGGCGGACGCTGGCCCGGCGGGTCTCCCTGGACCTGACCGGCCTGCCGCCCGCGCCGGCGGAGGCCGACGCCTTCGCCGCCGACCCCGCCCCGGGCGCCTACGAGCGGTTCGTCGACCGCCTGCTCGCCTCCCCCCGCTACGGCGAACGCTGGGCCCGCCGCTGGCTGGACCTCGCCCGCTACTCGGACACCAACGGCTACGAAAAGGACCGCGAGCGGCCCATCTGGCCCTACCGCGACTGGGTCATCCGGGCGCTCAACGCCAATCTGCCCTACGACGAGTTCAGCGTGCTCCAACTCGCCGGCGACCTGCTGCCCGGGGCGGGGACCGAGGGGCAGATCGCCGCCGGATTCCACCGGAACACGATGCTGAACGAGGAGGGCGGCATCGACCCGCTTCAGTTCCGGCACGAAGCGGTCGTGGATCGGGTGGGCGTGACCGGCGTCGTCTGGCTGGGGCTCTCGACGGAGTGCGCCCAGTGCCACACGCACAAATACGACCCGATCACCCACACGGACTACTACCGCCTGTTCGCCCTGCTGAACAACGCGGACAACCTCACGATTACTCTGCCCGACCCCGCGGTGGACGCCGCACGCGCCCGCCTGACGGCGGAGGCCGACGCCCTCGAAGCCGCCCTGCCGACCCGTTTTCCCGGCGGCGCCGACGCCTTCGACACGGCGTTCGCCGACTGGGTGAAGCAACAAGCCGCTGCCGCGACGGACTGGCGGATCGCGGCGCCAATCTCGGCGAAGTCCAACTCGCCCCGATTGGAAACTCTGGCGGACGGCTCGGTCTTCTCCACCGGCGACATCACGAAGCGGGACCTGTTCGCACTGACGTTCGATCTGGACGCCCTCGACCTGCCCGGCCCGATCACCGGCGTGCGGATCGAAGCCCTCCCCGACGAACGCCTGCCCGCCGGCGGGCCGGGGCGGGTGTTCTATGAGGGGCGGGAGGGGACGTTCTCGCTGTCCGAGGTGACGGCGGAACGGGGCGGCCAGCCGGTCGCGTTCTCCGGCGCCTCCGCCAGCGCCGAGGGGGTCGGCAAAGCGTTTGAGCGGGGCGGCAAGGCGGGACAGGCGATCGACGGGGACTCCACCAGCGCCTGGGGGCTGGGGGCGACCGGCGTGGAGGGCCGGCTCGTACTGGCCTTCGCCGAGCCGGTCCCGGCGAGCGGCACGCTGGACCTTTCCATGCTGCACGAACGGCACTTTGCGGCCTCGCTGGGGCGGTTCCGGATCGCGTTCACCGCGGACCCGGCGCCGCTGGCCTCGCCGTTGCCGCACGGGTTGGAAGCAGCCCTCGCCTCCGACGAGCCGCCCGCGGAGGAATCGCGGGACGACCTGCGGCGGCTGTTCGCCCGCACGGCACCGGAACTGGAGGAGGCCCGCAAACCGATCGCGGCGCTGCGGGACAAATTGCCGGAGCCGGTTCGCACGCTGACCTTCGCCGAACGCCCCGCGGACTTTCCCCGGCCGACCTTCCGCCACCACCGCGGCGAATACACCGCCCCGCGCGAACCCGTCGACGGCGGGGTGCCGGCCTTCCTGACCCCGTCGGACGGGGAGGCCGTGACCGATCGGCTGGCGCTGGCCCGCTGGCTGGTCAGCGACGCCAACCCGCTGGCGGCCCGGGTCGCGGTCAACCGGGCGTGGACGGCGTTCTTCGGGGCCGGTTTTCTGCCGGACGCCGCCGACTTCGGCACGCAGTCCCCGCCCCCGACGCACCCGGAACTGCTCGACTGGCTGGCCGTCCGCTTCCGCGACGGCGACGGCGGCAGCGGGGACGGGAGCGTCGGGACCTGGGACGTGAAGGCGCTGCACCGGCTGATCGTCACCAGCGCCACTTACCGGCAGGACTCCGCTGTGACTCCGGAGCAGGCCGCGGCCGACCCGCACAACCGCCGGCTGGCCCGCGGACCGCGGCATCGGTTGGAGGCGGAACTGGTCCGTGATGCCGCCCTCGCCGCCAGCGGATTGCTGGTCGAACGCCTCGGCGGCCCGCCGGTGATGCCGCCGCAGCCCTCCAGCGTGACGGACCTCGCTTACGGGGGCTTCAAGTGGACCCCGGCGGTCGGCCCGGACCGCTTCCGCCGCAGCGTGTACACCTTCAGCAAGCGGACCGCCCCGTTCGCGGCCTACGCCGTGTTCGACGCCCCCAGCGGGGAACGCTGCGCGGCGGTCCGCGATCGCAGCAACACCCCCTTGCAGGCGCTCACGCTGCTGAACGACGGGATGTTCCTCGAATACGCCCGCGGATTGGCCGCCCGGGTCGTGCAGGAAACGAAGGACCCGTCCGAGCGGGCGGACCGCCTGTTCCGCCTCGTGCTGACCCGCCGCCCGGGCGCCGCGGAGCGGGACGCCGTCGTGCGGTTCGCCGCGGCTCAGCGCGCCCGGGTCGACGCCGGCGAACTGGACGCCGCCGCCGTCACGCACGGCCCGGCGGACGCGGCCGGAGTCGAAGACCTCGCCGCATGGACGCTCGCCGCCCGGGCCGTGCTCAACTTGGACGAGGCGCTGACGAAGGAGTGA
- a CDS encoding Gfo/Idh/MocA family protein: MSASRRLFLGASAATAAVAGWSKPTRAALAPGESKRTDGVTNLALIGCGGQGRHNLSRMFDAAKAADVGPVRAIAVCDADSARTADAVALANALNGGGAECLGFDNHAALLQAVGADLDAVIVATPDHQHAPASIAAADAGLAVYCEKPLANSVADCDAILAAARRNDVLLQVGSHERSNDRVRRACELIRGGALGALKEVVLQMPTEQEHHRAVAATTVAAPTVPPPSSLDYAMWLGDSTAAAPGPATWPDMKAVDPQLPGWMPQTGPHFWWRFVSAFGAGEITDRGAHILDIAQLATGRDDAEDWRPTSVTGTGGDRPGAFYDAPMRYDFRVTFSCGPDYVGTTEGERGLRFVGERGEVFVAVHGGATTAEPAALLDAATDVDLGRTASHHANFLRSLAGEETLFAPVQAGHRTAVLCHLINDALRAG, translated from the coding sequence ATGTCCGCCAGCCGTCGTTTGTTCTTAGGGGCCTCCGCCGCCACGGCGGCCGTCGCCGGATGGTCGAAGCCGACCCGGGCCGCGTTGGCGCCGGGCGAGTCGAAGCGGACGGACGGGGTGACGAACCTCGCCCTGATCGGCTGCGGCGGGCAGGGGCGGCACAACCTGTCGCGGATGTTCGACGCCGCCAAGGCCGCCGACGTCGGCCCCGTGCGGGCGATCGCGGTCTGCGATGCGGACTCCGCCCGCACCGCCGACGCCGTCGCCCTGGCGAACGCCCTGAACGGCGGCGGCGCGGAGTGCCTCGGCTTCGACAATCACGCGGCGCTGCTGCAAGCGGTCGGGGCCGATCTGGACGCCGTCATCGTCGCCACCCCGGACCACCAGCACGCCCCGGCCTCCATCGCCGCCGCCGACGCGGGCTTGGCCGTTTACTGCGAGAAGCCGCTGGCGAACAGCGTGGCGGACTGCGACGCGATCCTCGCCGCGGCCCGGCGGAACGACGTGCTGTTGCAGGTCGGCAGTCACGAACGCAGCAACGACCGGGTGCGGCGGGCCTGCGAGCTGATCCGCGGCGGGGCGCTGGGGGCGCTGAAGGAGGTCGTCCTGCAGATGCCCACCGAGCAGGAGCACCACCGGGCCGTCGCCGCGACGACCGTCGCGGCCCCGACGGTGCCGCCGCCCTCCTCGCTGGACTACGCGATGTGGTTGGGCGATTCGACCGCCGCCGCCCCCGGCCCGGCGACTTGGCCAGATATGAAAGCGGTCGATCCGCAGTTGCCCGGCTGGATGCCCCAGACCGGGCCGCACTTCTGGTGGCGGTTCGTCAGCGCCTTCGGCGCCGGCGAAATCACCGACCGCGGCGCCCACATCCTCGACATCGCCCAGTTGGCCACCGGCCGGGACGACGCCGAGGACTGGCGGCCCACGTCCGTCACCGGAACCGGCGGCGACCGCCCCGGTGCCTTTTACGACGCCCCGATGCGGTACGACTTCCGGGTGACGTTCTCCTGCGGCCCGGACTACGTCGGCACGACCGAGGGCGAACGCGGGCTGCGGTTCGTCGGGGAGAGAGGCGAGGTGTTCGTCGCCGTCCACGGCGGGGCGACGACCGCCGAACCGGCCGCCCTGCTGGACGCCGCAACCGACGTCGACCTCGGCCGCACCGCCTCCCACCACGCGAACTTCCTGCGGTCGCTCGCCGGCGAGGAAACCCTGTTCGCCCCCGTCCAGGCCGGCCACCGCACCGCGGTGCTCTGCCACCTCATCAACGACGCCCTGCGGGCCGGCTAA